The Lolium rigidum isolate FL_2022 chromosome 2, APGP_CSIRO_Lrig_0.1, whole genome shotgun sequence genomic interval AGTTTGTTTAGTTGGAGACAGAAAAAATTGAAGGGACAATCATTTTTATTGAGATGGACTTTATATATCTTAGTTTTACAGAGCGTAGAGAAAGCACATCAGCCTCCTGTTGGTCGAACTATCATACCCAATGGTATAAAGAACATTCCATGTGACCATGTCAACCACAAACAAAGGTTAAATCAAGAGCCACGATTTATTGATGAAACAGTTGTGATCTTAGCGTTTGATGCTCTATTGATGGGAAATCTTTCAAGCGGCAAAAGCTATGTTTTGCATCTTTGCAACATATTTATGATAGCCATATTGGGTTGAGCTATTTTTAGATGATAGTTTGTTTAGTTGGAGACGGACAAATTTGAAGGGGCAATCATTTTTTATTGAGATGGACTTTATATAGCATAGTTTTTCGGAGTGTAAAGAAAGCACATCAGCCTCATGTTGATCGAACTATCATACCCAACGGTATAAGGAACATTCCGTGTGACCATGTCAACCACAAACTCAGGTTAAATCAAGAAGCCGCTTGCCATTACACTGTTCCAGTTAGCAGTTCGAATACATTTGAGCGTTACAACGGCCTGCTAGTCAACTGCCCAGCAGCATCTACAGCTGTCAAGTTAACTGCCCAAACTTAAATACTATTTGAGCTCCAATTAGATCAAGCCTCGTACCATGTCAAGGAGCTCGCGATTAACAGCCTGCTTGGCAGGTCCCCCGGGCAAGGTGCGATGTACGTCAGCTTCTTCCTGAAATGCAGAGTGTTAAGTCCCACAGGAGAATGCAAGGAACTGGAGCAGAAGCCGGGAGTCATTTCATGGTGTTAATGTACCTTTGGATGTCAACATCAGTGACGTGGATGAACCCAGCAACGTTGCTGCACATGATTTTGTGTTAGGTTGCTAGCAAATGTATCTCCAGAAATGTAAATACACTTCTACTAAAAAGAGGAATTACAGACTACAGAAAGGATGTTGTAAGAATGTTTTAAATTGTGGCAGTGAGTATTCGCACATGACTATGAAAAGTAGCTTCTAAACAATAGCCtatgcagtggcggagccagctcCTGTCAGCCCCGGGCAGCTACCCGGACTCTACCCAGGAATCTTCGTGTAATCTATGACAGAGATGAAAGGAATCTATTAGCAGTACCATGGGCAAATGCCCATCAGCtaactgtctttgttactctgcccaGGCTCCATGTACgggctggctccgccactgctgtTATGTACTACGTTTTGCCAAGGCATGACTACGCAGATCTACAGCAATAGCAGTTGTTGATTTACCACGAGATGAAAAGTTTGCATGACAATGAAGCAAGTCACTAGATAAATACATGAACAATTTCTATAGCTGGGTATGATTTAATGATTTATGGTTCAATTTTAACGTGTAACATGAGCAATTGTTCAGTCTTTCGACCTTTGTGATCTACTTCTAGTTAGGGCCACTTTTGCAGCACATGGTGGTTGTAACACCTGATTACTATCTTGCAGAACGACAGTTGGTATTACCTCGAAATTATTTCATCCGGTTCCTTCGCATAAGAAACAGCAAGCACTGTATGGACCATATCTGTGCTGATATTGACAGCAATAAGCCGAGTCGGGTCTGTCACAGGCTCTGCACCGATTGGTAATGCTGACCGAGGAGCTTGATGCCCGCTACCAATTCTGTAAACAGAAACGTCACTGAAGTTGACTATATTTGAATGTGGTGCCAGATCATTTGCAATCCCATAAAAGTACTCCTGCAACCAATAAATTAGGATTCAGCTTTAGCAAATCAAGACAAAAATGCCAACTAAGATATCTTTTTAAGCAACAAAATCAGGGACACTAAGGGCCGCCAATAGAACGAACAATTTACCTTGATACGGGAGCTTCTGGCCTTTTGGCGATATTTTGAATTCCTTGGGACAACACCCTCTGATTTATGAAGTTTTACAACATTGATGTTGGGTTTACTTCCTACTGCATCTTTTAACATCTTCCAGAGTTTCTCCTGCAGCAGACAAATCAGATCATTCTAAGCTTCAGGACCATTTGGTATCATGTTAACTAACGACTCCACATTTCAAACCTAACATCTGTATTACCATTACTATGATAGGATAAGATTACAAGTTAATCTTAATAAATGGTTTATTTTAATGATATATGCAGTTCTGCATCCATGTGGCTTTGGTTTTGTATAATGCAAACTCTGTTAGTTGGCATAAACACAAGCTGTCAAGCAAGAACCTCTCTGGGCTGAATTAGGAACTGCAATAGTGATTTTCATTATTTCTCGGCTGTTGAGGATTTTTTGAACCTAGAGTTACCTTTGCTCAAACTAAATATGTCATAAACTCAGAAGAACAGTTTCATACGTGAATAAAGTATGTACTATATACTGATGTTGATGATAGTTTTGAACACAGGGTGGTATATCTAAAGTACCATTAGTTAGATGTTATTCCCTGGTCTCCCTCCTCGTGAAAAGGATAGAGTTAATGCCTGGATTGCAGTAACTACGACAAGTTGCTAGGTCTGACAATGTTATAATAGCTAAAGTTTCAGCAGTTAGCACACTATTATCAAGCTAAAAAttccttcaaaaaaaaatttatcaAGCTAAAAAATATAGCAGAGTAATCTCGGATAGCAAGTCAAGCTAAACATATTGCAGTTAACACACTATTATCAAGCTTAAAAGAATATCAAGTTGAGTTATGTACAAGACTATGGTGAAATGAATGTTGAGTTATCTACAGGACTAAAGAGTAAACTAGTAACATTGAAACTGAGCATAACAATATACAAGCACTTGCCTGTCCCAATACGAGCACTACATCAGCTTTGAAGGTTTCGATTGCACTATTAATTAGCTGCAAAGCACAAATGGAATTATCTTATGTTAGCACATAATATTAGCCACAACGTTTTTATCCAAATGGCATATTACAATTTGGAACAAAATATTTACCTCAAAGCCAAGGCCTTCAACCCAGCCCATAGTGTTAATAATCATACCCGCTGCCCTAGATTCAGCATTCCCAGAAAACTGTGTCTCCAATGTTTGAGCTAGCTCTTTCATAAGAGCTTTATAAACATCTGGATTTATACTATTGGCAACATAAAGCAATGCAGAGACGTCAAGATAGtcgaacagaaaagaaaagaggcTTAATAAATAGAGCAGTGACAAGAAGCGCCAAGACAAGCTAGCAAGTTACCTTGGATTTGGATGGCCATAGAAGTATGCAAGGGGCATCTCCAAAGGAATCCCATCAACTATATCTATAGGCTTCTCAATGGGTGTAGCAGAAATGCATCCAGGTATGGTTATGGACCCCTGGCCGATATCCAAATCCACATATGTAGGCTTCCATCCCTGCTTGGCAGCCCAGCTAAGGAGCATCTTGCACAGAGTGCTTTTTCCAGAATCGGATGGCCCCACGACAATCACTCGGGGTCCCTAAATAACCAAGAGTAGCAAATTTCACTGATTCGGTACAAAGATAACAATTGGTCACAGCCCTTTTTTCACAGTGTTTCCTGGATTTTAACATTCATGTTAAAACATGCTGCTGGCTACTCGCCTGCAATGATTatgttgcaatatgtttttacaaATTTTCTAACTTTATGCTGGCTACCTTCTCAATCTCTAAGATGTAAAACCCACCGGACGCAACAATCTTTTTGAAGATAAACAGGTGGGCGAGTAGATTTAATCACCGCAGCAAGAAAGAACCAAACTTTGCCTCTAACTATCCAGCAATTACATGCCTAAACAAGAAAACAGGGTGGAACAAGAGCAGTCACCTGCGAGGCCTTGGAGTCGCCGTCCTGTGCGGTGGCAGCCCTCGCCGCCCCCCTCCGCGCGTCAAGGATGGCGTGCGTGTTGACATAAATCACCATCGGCGTCTACACTCAAATTCAAGAACCTCATCACGACAACATATTCAAGAACCTCAAATTCACACCACAAGAAAGGAAACCGAATATGTTTTTTGACAAGAGGGAGAGACTGGAACGCCGCCTCACCTCGTCGGAGGTGTACTCGCTCTCGCAAAGCCCGTCCAGCTCCAGCGTCGCGCCGTGCCACGTGAAAATCTAATTCGTCGGATAAAACAGAGATAGCGAGTCAGTACCGTGCGGCGGCAGTAGAGATGAGGTAGGAGGGTGGGTTATCGTGGGGGGGTGGGGGAAGGCGCACTCACAGCGATCTTGGAGCGGGGCGGGACGGGGACCCAGCCCTCGGGGGGAAGCTCGGTCCCGAAgatctccgccgtgccggagacGAGGCGCACGCGGAGGGGCGCGTCAGGGAGCACCTCCACGCGGAGCTCGCTTTGGGGGTCCAGTTTGAACTGGCGCGGAGGCTGCGGGGCAGCGGCCGCGGCCCcggcgacgccggcggcggccatAGGGCGGCGAGGGTTTGGGCGTGGCCGAGACTGGTGTGTTGGTGCAGGGGAGGGGGGGCAGCGGGAACGGGAAGGAAGCAGGGGAGTGTGAGCCGGCGTCGGATCGAATCGGCACCCGACGTTTGCCTCGAGTCCTTTAAAGAGTGGAATTGGAACCAACATTTTTCTTTACAATATGTCCTCGAAGATAACTTAGTCTTTGAcgcgattttttttttaaataatacgaattttttatttaattctgCGCGCGATTTCAAAAAAGTGCAAAAGTGTGACagacatctccagcggcgcaacgcaaatggacgctgagcgaccgttgcgTCCGCGCGAACCGGAAATGCGTTtgcaccctgctccagcgggacgacgcatcgTGTCCGGGACGTCCGCAGCGACGCTATGCGGCACGTTTGTGTGTCCGCGGACGTTTGCGCGGTCGCGCCTAGCGTTCGCTCGCTTCCCCCacaggcccgcctggcagtgaccctcCTCCTATCAGCGTCGAATTAGACCACAGCAAGCACGCGAATggcaaccgccggagtggcaaccacGGCGATCAACCTGCCAACCGCCggcatggagcgccgaaccgccgcagAAGAGCAACCGTcagcctcttcgttatacgcgcggACATTAATTCCCACAGAATATAACCCTGCGTCCGATGTAATTCACGTCCAACCACCTCCTTCttacgcttcttcttcttctccaacaccggcgagccatgagcgactacaccctGTCGTCCGACTCtgagagcgagggcaagccgcCGGGATGGATGCATTGGTGGGAAACAAACGCCACGCCGAGCGACCCGGGCTCCACGCCAAGTGACCCAGCCTCCACGCCGagtaaggaggaggaggacggagccgGCAATGCCAGCGACGGCCAGGAGGTGGACGGAGGCGCCGCaggcagcgacggcgaggaggaggaggaggaggggcacgAGGAGGACTCCGATGCCAGGTTCGACCTGCTgggggcgcaggaggcggcggacgacgaggaggcggcaaggaaggaggccAGGACAAGGGCAAGGTCGCTGGCGcgagcggcgcgtcgtcgtcgtccgttcaacGACGACACTGAGTCCGACTCCAACTCCTCCACGGACGCATCATCCTCCAGTTCcacttccgacgaggaggtgacaagcaagagacgCAGgaatgaggacgacgaggcatggccttctaacaagaaggccaaaaatcagttttagtttatatgtttttaaatttgtttttgtttgtatgttaaatatgtttgaacctATTCGTTTGAAGTATCCGGTAATCTAtttgacgcaaacggacatttcgcccctcGCGATCATTTTGGCCCCTCGCAGTTGTTTGTATGTTAAATTAGTTTGtggcccccgacgcaaacggacatttcgtccctcgcggtcattttggcgtccgccACGCGACAAAAACGGACGTCCGCGAACAATTtcagcgtccgaaatgcgtcgcgccgctagagatgcccttaggtTTATTTCAGCACTGTAAACCCTTCTGAAAGGCGATATATCTCAGACCCGACGCTACTAAGGACAAGTATCGGTAGACAGCCATTGCAGCGCATCCGAAATTATATGGATGAATCTGAAGCTGGAGGGCCAACGAGACAATGTTTCCTATGCAATCAATTTGGTCATTGGGACACCAATTTTCCAATCTTCGGCACTGGCCCAGCAGGAAAGGGGCAGCGAGGCACAAGGGGACGTCGCGGGAGGGGAAGAAACTAGGCGGTGAGGCGCTACTTCGGAAC includes:
- the LOC124686835 gene encoding protein CLP1 homolog; translation: MAAAGVAGAAAAAPQPPRQFKLDPQSELRVEVLPDAPLRVRLVSGTAEIFGTELPPEGWVPVPPRSKIAIFTWHGATLELDGLCESEYTSDETPMVIYVNTHAILDARRGAARAATAQDGDSKASQGPRVIVVGPSDSGKSTLCKMLLSWAAKQGWKPTYVDLDIGQGSITIPGCISATPIEKPIDIVDGIPLEMPLAYFYGHPNPSINPDVYKALMKELAQTLETQFSGNAESRAAGMIINTMGWVEGLGFELINSAIETFKADVVLVLGQEKLWKMLKDAVGSKPNINVVKLHKSEGVVPRNSKYRQKARSSRIKEYFYGIANDLAPHSNIVNFSDVSVYRIGSGHQAPRSALPIGAEPVTDPTRLIAVNISTDMVHTVLAVSYAKEPDEIISSNVAGFIHVTDVDIQRKKLTYIAPCPGDLPSRLLIASSLTWYEA